The following proteins come from a genomic window of Gimesia chilikensis:
- a CDS encoding PDZ domain-containing protein has protein sequence MKSCFATLLAGALALSLITTGSPAYSQEKETVTLPQQAVDYILDLQSDDYQVRQKATQELPKFGEQVVPPLLKVTQGDSLEAAVRAILVIEQVYILGKANSVGPAEDALEKLTKAKNPSVAIRAEEAIDRHADIREKRAVREIKKMGGTVKLWTPEDIARTAPGGSVEPGQVRYVALGSKWTGGEDGLRFIKRVRKFPVLYLIKGHPIPDVAMEDLMRALPATQFQTRDSDAMLGITHMTGIRDQGGCLVGEVSDGLAAQKAGIRSGDFILKFDDKPVENFDALVKLIGGKSAGDVVQVELLRDGMIKKLPVTLSSWLDR, from the coding sequence ATGAAATCATGTTTCGCAACCCTGCTCGCGGGAGCACTGGCCCTGTCACTCATCACGACCGGTTCGCCTGCGTACTCACAGGAAAAAGAAACAGTAACGCTGCCGCAACAGGCCGTTGACTACATTCTCGATCTCCAGAGCGATGATTATCAGGTCCGCCAGAAAGCGACCCAGGAACTGCCTAAGTTTGGCGAACAGGTTGTGCCGCCATTGCTCAAGGTAACCCAGGGGGACAGCCTCGAAGCCGCGGTCCGCGCGATCCTCGTGATCGAACAGGTCTACATTCTGGGGAAAGCCAATTCGGTTGGACCTGCCGAAGACGCACTCGAGAAACTGACGAAGGCGAAAAATCCTTCGGTCGCCATTCGCGCCGAAGAAGCCATTGACCGGCATGCCGACATTCGGGAAAAACGGGCCGTCCGCGAAATCAAAAAAATGGGCGGCACGGTCAAACTCTGGACGCCTGAAGACATCGCCAGGACAGCACCGGGCGGCAGTGTGGAGCCCGGACAGGTACGTTATGTGGCCCTGGGCTCCAAGTGGACCGGAGGCGAAGACGGCCTGCGGTTCATCAAGCGGGTCCGGAAGTTTCCGGTGCTGTATCTGATCAAAGGACATCCGATTCCGGATGTCGCGATGGAAGATCTGATGCGGGCACTCCCCGCGACTCAATTCCAGACTCGCGACAGTGATGCCATGCTGGGCATCACCCACATGACCGGCATCCGGGACCAGGGGGGCTGTCTGGTCGGCGAAGTCTCCGATGGTCTGGCCGCTCAGAAGGCGGGGATCCGATCGGGGGACTTCATCCTCAAGTTCGACGACAAGCCGGTTGAGAACTTCGATGCCCTCGTGAAACTGATCGGGGGGAAATCAGCCGGCGATGTGGTACAAGTCGAACTGCTTCGTGACGGGATGATCAAGAAACTGCCCGTCACCCTCAGCAGCTGGCTCGACCGCTAA
- a CDS encoding neutral/alkaline non-lysosomal ceramidase N-terminal domain-containing protein, protein MISRFSVLLLFVPALVMLSLSVNEVYAEQAALRAGAAIIDITPEPGVSLDGVISKNGPVTGVHDRIYSRALVLDDGNTRVAICVNDLCMVERSYFDRAKQIVFEKTGLPVNRMLMTSTHTHAAPRVPYGRASEQDDVYYQALIQKMAEAIITAEQNLAPAQIAWGSFDAGRYAACRRFLAEKGSVSLNPFGVAGEQIKSVSGRSKQIIQPAADIDPQCSILSVQHADGTPLAVLGNMSIHYCGGYRKGEISADYFGVYAKYLAEKLKSNGSHPPFVGMLSNGTSGNVGAVMKQDKRKYQPFEWIDESGKQFAEQTIKVLAQLQYQRKVPVEMVEREIELAIRKPDEERLAWAQEILANPKQKTVHPWSKIYATEAVELNKYPATETIKLQAIRIGDLGIASLPCEVFTETGLAIKAGSPFGATFSMELANGSSGYLPTPTQHALGGYETWPARSSYLEIEAETKIRQTALELLRELHN, encoded by the coding sequence ATGATTTCGCGATTCTCTGTTCTGCTGTTATTTGTGCCTGCACTCGTGATGCTTTCGCTCAGTGTGAATGAAGTTTACGCGGAACAGGCGGCGCTGCGTGCCGGGGCCGCGATAATCGACATTACCCCGGAACCCGGCGTTTCACTGGACGGCGTGATTTCCAAGAATGGTCCCGTGACAGGAGTGCATGACCGGATCTACTCCCGCGCGCTGGTCCTCGACGATGGAAACACGCGGGTTGCGATCTGCGTGAATGACCTCTGCATGGTCGAACGGAGTTATTTCGACCGGGCCAAGCAGATTGTGTTTGAGAAGACCGGACTGCCCGTGAATCGAATGCTGATGACCAGCACGCACACACATGCGGCGCCTCGCGTTCCCTATGGCCGCGCGAGCGAGCAGGACGATGTCTACTATCAGGCGCTGATCCAGAAGATGGCTGAGGCGATCATTACTGCCGAGCAGAATCTCGCGCCGGCCCAGATTGCCTGGGGGTCCTTCGATGCGGGTCGCTATGCCGCGTGTCGGCGTTTCCTCGCAGAGAAAGGGAGCGTCTCGCTGAATCCGTTTGGTGTCGCGGGGGAGCAGATCAAATCGGTATCAGGACGCAGCAAACAGATCATTCAACCCGCGGCTGACATTGACCCCCAGTGTTCGATTCTCTCCGTGCAACACGCTGACGGTACTCCACTGGCAGTGTTGGGTAATATGAGCATTCATTATTGTGGTGGTTACAGGAAGGGAGAAATCAGCGCGGATTACTTTGGTGTGTATGCGAAATATCTCGCAGAGAAACTGAAGTCGAACGGTTCCCATCCCCCGTTTGTGGGCATGCTCTCAAACGGCACCAGCGGGAATGTGGGTGCGGTGATGAAACAGGACAAGCGTAAGTATCAGCCGTTTGAATGGATTGACGAATCGGGAAAGCAGTTCGCCGAACAGACCATCAAGGTCCTGGCACAGCTGCAGTACCAGCGCAAGGTTCCGGTGGAGATGGTCGAGCGTGAAATTGAACTGGCGATCCGTAAGCCGGATGAGGAACGCCTGGCCTGGGCACAGGAGATCCTGGCGAATCCGAAACAGAAAACCGTGCACCCCTGGTCGAAAATTTACGCAACCGAAGCGGTCGAACTCAACAAGTATCCGGCGACGGAAACCATCAAGCTGCAGGCCATTCGCATCGGCGACCTGGGCATCGCCAGTCTCCCCTGTGAAGTCTTTACCGAAACCGGGCTGGCGATCAAAGCGGGCAGTCCTTTCGGTGCCACCTTCTCCATGGAACTGGCCAATGGATCAAGCGGTTATCTGCCCACACCCACACAGCATGCGTTAGGCGGTTACGAAACCTGGCCCGCGCGGAGCAGTTACCTGGAGATCGAAGCCGAGACCAAAATCCGACAGACGGCCCTGGAGCTGCTGCGCGAGTTACACAACTGA
- a CDS encoding glycoside hydrolase family 88 protein, translating to MGESFLELEFHPFNIPAGNLPAMNAHLLPLCLSLLTLISLPAAVVSAADEKTESSTVDFKGKVAQQLASLKKQQALIHSALGVTRQETPIPCVFSADDLNFETDKTRVLLIGGLDGSQTSVDAVIDAVNWFYGSEAAAPLRKQFSLSAAPIANPDGWALQQGPKNASGGDPTTGYPPQGPAYHDAQKPEVQYLWRWIGMHAPDLVVDVRAGQQSQWFIPKTARKEVRGLQPQLSPVQTAKTGWELAAALNTESPSLIGPIPALGLEVSTQEKSAFLPTLLKALKETSFPAPSPAREELIQRQQRTPIQVATQLSKVYGNDLGRLSYLPVLSLISQIRLGELTNDQSRLPHVEKITQEYLKKNPQPLENKGGGSVIAGHLLFSELTKATGNRDYLKYAQQAADLGFDAQGKMKESMPHHVEMSDAVFMSCPILAVVGRLTGDSKYYDMAMKHWRFIQKLDQRPDGIYRNSPLSDAAWGRGNGFPALGLALVLTELPVHSPLREQFVEGHRQHLEALSKHQDPTGMWHQVIDHPESYREMTSTCMITFAMIRGVREGWLDESVYTPLIEKAWEGIKTRVAPNGTLVDVCTGTGKQKNLRGYLDRMAILGNDARGGAMAFIVSNEMAQWLNERANAAEQKQD from the coding sequence ATGGGTGAGAGCTTCCTCGAACTCGAATTTCATCCCTTTAACATACCTGCCGGGAACCTGCCTGCCATGAACGCGCACCTGCTGCCCCTGTGTCTCAGCCTGTTAACCCTGATCTCCCTGCCCGCTGCTGTTGTCTCCGCCGCCGATGAGAAAACCGAATCATCGACCGTCGATTTCAAAGGCAAAGTCGCGCAACAACTGGCGTCTCTCAAAAAACAGCAGGCACTGATTCACTCTGCTCTCGGTGTCACTCGTCAGGAGACGCCGATTCCCTGCGTGTTCTCTGCCGATGACCTGAACTTTGAAACAGACAAAACGCGCGTCCTGCTGATCGGAGGACTGGACGGTTCACAGACATCCGTTGATGCGGTGATTGATGCCGTCAACTGGTTCTATGGATCCGAAGCAGCAGCACCGCTGCGGAAACAGTTCTCACTCTCCGCGGCCCCGATTGCCAATCCGGATGGCTGGGCACTGCAACAGGGACCTAAAAATGCATCAGGCGGCGATCCGACCACAGGTTACCCACCGCAGGGGCCTGCTTATCACGATGCTCAGAAACCGGAAGTTCAATACCTGTGGCGGTGGATCGGCATGCATGCCCCGGATCTGGTGGTTGATGTCCGCGCAGGTCAGCAATCACAGTGGTTCATCCCGAAAACCGCTCGCAAAGAAGTGCGCGGACTGCAGCCGCAATTGTCACCTGTGCAAACCGCGAAGACCGGCTGGGAACTGGCTGCGGCCCTGAATACCGAGTCCCCATCTCTGATCGGACCGATCCCTGCCCTGGGTCTGGAAGTCTCAACTCAAGAGAAGTCTGCGTTCCTCCCCACACTGCTCAAGGCACTTAAGGAAACATCGTTTCCAGCGCCCTCTCCCGCGCGTGAGGAACTGATTCAGCGTCAACAGCGGACGCCGATCCAGGTCGCCACGCAGCTCTCGAAAGTGTATGGCAACGATCTGGGACGACTCTCGTATCTGCCCGTGCTTTCACTCATCAGCCAGATTCGACTGGGGGAACTGACGAACGATCAGAGTCGTCTGCCGCACGTCGAGAAAATCACACAGGAGTATCTGAAGAAGAATCCCCAGCCCCTCGAAAACAAGGGGGGCGGCTCGGTCATCGCCGGTCACCTGCTCTTTTCCGAGCTGACCAAAGCGACCGGCAACCGGGATTACCTCAAGTACGCCCAACAGGCGGCGGATCTGGGCTTTGACGCGCAAGGCAAGATGAAAGAGTCGATGCCGCACCATGTCGAGATGAGCGATGCGGTCTTCATGTCATGCCCGATTCTCGCGGTCGTAGGTCGGCTGACCGGGGATTCGAAATACTACGACATGGCGATGAAACACTGGCGCTTCATCCAGAAGCTGGATCAGCGACCGGACGGCATCTATCGGAATTCTCCCCTCAGCGATGCTGCCTGGGGTCGTGGAAATGGTTTTCCCGCGCTGGGACTGGCGCTGGTCTTAACCGAACTGCCCGTGCATTCGCCATTGCGGGAACAGTTCGTGGAGGGACATCGTCAACACCTGGAGGCGCTCAGCAAACACCAGGATCCGACGGGTATGTGGCACCAGGTGATCGATCATCCGGAAAGCTACCGCGAAATGACATCCACCTGCATGATTACCTTCGCCATGATTCGTGGCGTGCGGGAAGGCTGGCTGGACGAAAGCGTCTATACGCCTCTCATCGAGAAAGCCTGGGAAGGGATCAAAACCCGGGTCGCGCCGAACGGAACCCTGGTCGATGTCTGCACGGGGACCGGGAAACAGAAGAACCTCCGCGGCTATCTCGACCGCATGGCGATTCTCGGCAATGACGCTCGTGGCGGGGCGATGGCCTTCATCGTCTCTAACGAAATGGCACAGTGGCTCAACGAACGGGCCAACGCCGCTGAGCAGAAACAGGATTAA
- a CDS encoding PKD domain-containing protein — translation MLNLSPRTLLCVLFILIGSSLSGHSIYAAEEKPALDPIVRVVDLNVGETTTVTLSNGEQVKVKLCDLKETRDPIRNAVRSAIVTVEVDGDTIELESGMYNLPQTIGKVQIDCSITSGYNSNGTPSFWGLDKDARLRLWPNGSPLLKPGSFIYPVDQRWFATRTWYDNEPVDGGHEILPKIYYHSGLDIGGAEKLTRVIAATDAIVVSSGTDVLNGHEKDTPVAERYDVVYLLDARGWYYRYSHLHQINDRIRPGRLIKQGEEIGILGKKGASGGWSHLHFEIKSRQPSGKWGTQAGYAFIWEAYRNQYHPKLVANTRRKHIVLPGDTVMLSGLQSYSVNSSIVDYEWIFSDGTTTRGPAIERKYDSPGIYCETLKITDKAGNVDYDFAEVMVLDPKDKEHYVPRIHASYWPSLKNRVGEPITFKVRSFNNTFGEEVWDFGDGTPEVRVKSDGNVNPLNEDGYAITKHTYQKPGDYLVKVERSREDGVKAETRLHVRVEP, via the coding sequence ATGCTGAATCTGTCCCCCCGTACTCTGCTCTGCGTTCTGTTTATCCTTATCGGCAGCTCTCTGTCAGGACACTCGATATACGCTGCAGAAGAGAAACCGGCCCTGGATCCGATCGTGCGGGTTGTTGATCTGAATGTGGGTGAAACGACGACGGTCACGCTCAGCAATGGGGAACAGGTCAAAGTCAAACTCTGTGACCTCAAGGAGACTCGCGATCCGATCCGCAACGCAGTGCGCAGTGCGATCGTCACCGTGGAAGTGGACGGCGATACCATCGAACTGGAATCGGGCATGTATAATTTGCCGCAGACAATCGGTAAAGTGCAGATCGACTGTTCCATCACCAGTGGCTACAACTCCAACGGCACGCCGTCATTCTGGGGTCTCGACAAGGATGCCCGGCTCCGCCTGTGGCCGAATGGTTCGCCGCTGCTCAAACCAGGTTCATTTATTTATCCCGTCGATCAACGCTGGTTCGCCACGCGCACCTGGTACGACAATGAACCGGTAGACGGCGGACATGAGATCCTGCCGAAGATTTACTATCACAGCGGTCTGGATATCGGCGGTGCCGAAAAACTGACGCGGGTCATCGCGGCCACCGATGCGATCGTCGTCTCTTCCGGAACGGACGTGCTGAACGGTCATGAAAAAGACACACCCGTCGCGGAGCGGTATGACGTCGTCTATCTGCTGGATGCCCGGGGCTGGTATTACCGTTACAGCCACCTGCACCAAATCAACGATCGCATCCGCCCGGGACGACTGATCAAACAGGGCGAAGAGATCGGTATCCTCGGAAAGAAAGGGGCCAGCGGCGGCTGGTCGCATCTGCACTTTGAAATTAAAAGCCGCCAACCCTCGGGCAAGTGGGGCACCCAGGCAGGCTACGCTTTCATCTGGGAAGCTTACCGCAATCAGTACCATCCCAAACTGGTCGCAAATACGCGTCGCAAACATATTGTCCTGCCGGGTGACACGGTCATGCTGAGCGGATTACAGTCCTACAGTGTTAATTCCAGCATCGTTGATTACGAATGGATCTTCAGTGACGGCACGACCACACGGGGCCCGGCGATCGAACGCAAATATGACTCTCCCGGCATCTATTGTGAAACGCTTAAGATCACCGACAAAGCGGGGAACGTCGATTATGATTTCGCGGAAGTCATGGTCCTGGATCCTAAAGACAAAGAACATTACGTGCCCCGGATTCATGCGAGCTACTGGCCTTCGCTCAAGAACAGAGTAGGCGAACCGATCACCTTCAAGGTCCGGTCATTCAACAATACATTCGGCGAAGAGGTCTGGGACTTCGGTGATGGCACACCTGAAGTCCGGGTCAAATCAGACGGTAATGTGAACCCGCTGAATGAAGATGGTTACGCGATCACAAAACACACTTATCAGAAACCCGGCGATTACCTGGTGAAGGTCGAACGCAGCCGCGAGGATGGCGTGAAAGCAGAGACACGGCTGCATGTGCGGGTGGAACCGTAA
- the larB gene encoding nickel pincer cofactor biosynthesis protein LarB, translating into MADDQLSQLFELVKQGTLSVEQAVEQAESQGHHKSGMLSSANIDLDRSSRCGYPEVIYCEGKTSTALVEIFTLLLESKQRCLGTRISEEQAETVLKQFPQAIYNQVARTIRIPEKDAAFDEELTKGKITVLTAGTSDRPVAEEAMETLIWMGYEPDLIVDVGVAGPHRLIEQLPRIQNVSAIIVAAGMEGALPSVVGGWVSCPVIAVPTSVGYGASLGGLTALLGMLNSCAANVTVVNINAGFKAGFIAGLIADQQRSSSES; encoded by the coding sequence ATGGCGGATGATCAACTTTCTCAACTGTTTGAACTGGTAAAACAGGGAACGCTCTCTGTGGAACAGGCGGTCGAGCAGGCGGAGAGCCAGGGACATCACAAATCGGGAATGCTCTCTTCTGCGAACATCGACCTTGATCGCAGTTCCCGCTGCGGTTATCCCGAAGTCATCTACTGTGAAGGCAAGACGTCCACCGCGCTGGTCGAAATCTTCACGCTGCTGCTCGAATCAAAACAGCGCTGCCTGGGCACACGGATTTCCGAAGAGCAGGCTGAGACCGTACTCAAGCAGTTTCCCCAGGCGATCTACAACCAGGTGGCGCGGACCATTCGCATCCCGGAAAAAGATGCTGCTTTCGACGAAGAGTTGACCAAGGGCAAAATCACGGTTCTGACCGCAGGCACCAGCGATCGTCCGGTCGCGGAAGAGGCGATGGAAACGCTGATCTGGATGGGCTACGAGCCCGACCTGATCGTGGATGTGGGCGTCGCAGGACCGCATCGCCTGATCGAACAGTTGCCCCGCATTCAGAACGTTTCGGCCATCATCGTGGCTGCCGGCATGGAAGGGGCACTCCCCTCAGTGGTCGGTGGCTGGGTCTCCTGCCCGGTGATCGCGGTGCCGACGAGCGTCGGTTACGGCGCGAGCCTGGGCGGCCTGACGGCGCTGCTGGGCATGCTCAACAGTTGTGCCGCGAATGTGACCGTGGTTAATATCAATGCAGGCTTCAAAGCTGGTTTCATCGCCGGCCTGATCGCCGACCAGCAGCGTTCCTCCTCCGAAAGTTGA
- the acs gene encoding acetate--CoA ligase, with amino-acid sequence MSDQANENIESVLQETRSFPPPAEFVEQANISSKEQYEELWNRAKDDPAGFWGDLAQGLEWSQPYDQVLEGEMPDTKWFTGGKINASVNCIDRHLDSWRKNKAAIVWEGEPGDTRVLRYQDLYREVCKFANCLKKLGVETGDRVTLYMPMVPELAIAMLACSRIGATHSIIFGGFSADAIADRNNDAQAKLVITADGGWRRGKNIPLKEAVDQSLEKSPSVEKVVVYRRTGCEVDMVPDRDYWWHDLMEDVSAECDPVELDSEHPLFILYTSGSTGKPKGVQHSTGGYLLGTMMTSKWVFDLKEDDTYWCTADIGWITGHSYIVYGPLANGATTVMYEGAPNWPDEGRFWEIIEKYQVNIFYTAPTAIRAFIKWGDEWPNKYDLSSLRLLGTVGEPINPEAWMWYHTVIGQERCPIVDTWWQTETGGIMMSPLPGVTATKPGSCTTPLPGVVPDIVTAEGESLGDNQGGLLVMRQPWPHMLRTLYGDHERFKDVYFSTIEGCYLAGDSARRDEDGYYWIMGRIDDVINVSGHRLSTMEVESALVAHPKVAEAAVVGFPHEIKGEGICCFVTLTTEDGSDELKNELKQHVRTQIGVVATPDEIRFAAALPKTRSGKIMRRLLRDIAAGRESTGDTTTLEDFNVIANLKQKED; translated from the coding sequence ATGAGTGACCAGGCTAACGAAAACATTGAAAGTGTTCTTCAGGAAACTCGATCATTTCCGCCGCCAGCCGAGTTCGTCGAACAGGCCAATATTTCGAGCAAAGAACAGTACGAAGAGCTCTGGAACCGGGCCAAAGACGATCCGGCCGGTTTCTGGGGCGATCTGGCTCAGGGACTGGAATGGTCTCAGCCTTATGATCAGGTTCTCGAAGGCGAGATGCCCGATACCAAATGGTTCACGGGCGGCAAGATTAACGCTTCGGTCAACTGCATCGACCGGCACCTCGACAGCTGGCGGAAAAACAAGGCCGCTATCGTCTGGGAAGGCGAGCCGGGCGATACCCGCGTGCTGCGTTACCAGGACCTGTACCGCGAAGTCTGCAAGTTCGCGAACTGCCTGAAAAAGCTGGGCGTTGAAACCGGCGACCGCGTCACCCTGTATATGCCCATGGTTCCCGAACTGGCCATCGCCATGCTGGCCTGCTCCCGCATCGGGGCGACTCACTCGATCATCTTCGGCGGTTTCAGTGCCGACGCCATCGCCGACCGCAACAACGACGCACAGGCCAAACTGGTCATCACCGCCGATGGTGGCTGGCGTCGTGGTAAGAATATCCCGCTCAAAGAAGCCGTCGACCAGAGCCTGGAAAAATCCCCCAGCGTGGAAAAGGTTGTGGTTTACCGTCGCACCGGCTGTGAAGTCGATATGGTTCCCGATCGCGATTACTGGTGGCACGACCTGATGGAAGACGTCTCCGCAGAATGCGATCCGGTGGAACTCGACAGCGAACACCCGCTGTTCATCCTTTACACTTCCGGAAGTACCGGTAAGCCCAAGGGCGTGCAGCACTCCACCGGCGGTTACCTGCTGGGAACGATGATGACCTCCAAGTGGGTTTTCGACCTCAAAGAAGACGACACCTACTGGTGTACCGCTGACATCGGCTGGATCACCGGTCACAGCTACATCGTCTACGGCCCCCTGGCCAACGGTGCGACTACCGTGATGTACGAAGGGGCTCCCAACTGGCCCGATGAAGGTCGCTTCTGGGAAATCATCGAGAAGTACCAGGTCAACATCTTCTACACGGCCCCGACCGCGATTCGTGCCTTCATCAAGTGGGGCGACGAATGGCCCAACAAGTACGATCTCTCCAGCCTGCGTCTGCTGGGCACCGTGGGTGAGCCGATCAACCCCGAAGCCTGGATGTGGTACCACACCGTCATCGGACAGGAACGCTGTCCGATCGTCGACACCTGGTGGCAGACCGAAACCGGCGGCATCATGATGAGCCCACTGCCCGGTGTCACCGCGACCAAGCCCGGCAGTTGTACGACTCCCCTGCCCGGCGTTGTGCCTGATATCGTGACTGCAGAAGGCGAAAGCCTGGGCGACAACCAGGGCGGTCTGCTCGTGATGCGTCAACCCTGGCCGCACATGCTGCGAACCCTGTACGGCGACCACGAGCGGTTCAAAGACGTCTACTTCAGCACCATTGAAGGTTGTTATCTGGCCGGCGACAGTGCCCGCCGCGACGAAGACGGTTACTACTGGATCATGGGTCGTATCGACGACGTGATCAACGTTTCCGGTCACCGTCTGAGCACGATGGAAGTTGAAAGCGCCCTGGTGGCACATCCCAAAGTTGCGGAAGCAGCCGTGGTTGGTTTCCCCCATGAAATCAAAGGGGAAGGCATCTGCTGTTTCGTCACCCTGACGACAGAAGATGGCAGCGATGAGTTGAAAAACGAACTCAAACAGCACGTGCGAACTCAGATCGGCGTGGTCGCGACACCGGATGAAATCCGCTTTGCTGCCGCTCTGCCGAAAACCCGCAGTGGTAAAATCATGCGACGTCTGCTGCGTGACATCGCCGCCGGTCGGGAAAGCACGGGCGATACCACGACGCTGGAAGACTTCAACGTCATCGCGAATCTGAAACAGAAAGAGGACTAA
- a CDS encoding phytanoyl-CoA dioxygenase family protein: MTEDAIVQEYREQGFVHIPEFYSAEQLARIRAAVDRYNREVVPGVPENDVVFEADGTAIRNCWRMQIHDPFFAELPQAAQLQPLIAALVNGTPLCMGVETFNKPAKVGSGVPPHQDNAYFCQEPPDVLTVWVALDEVTPENGPVQYVGGSHQAGLQVHTPSGVKGNSFGLAEDVDAAIATPALLKAGDVLIHHCQTIHFSDPNVSDHPRLGLLMVFRGEHTQDSPEMKAAYQKARALMESQAS; encoded by the coding sequence ATGACTGAAGACGCCATCGTTCAGGAATACCGGGAACAGGGATTTGTGCACATTCCCGAATTCTATTCTGCCGAACAGCTGGCCCGGATCCGTGCTGCGGTTGATCGCTACAATCGGGAAGTCGTTCCCGGAGTGCCTGAGAACGATGTGGTCTTTGAAGCGGACGGGACCGCGATTCGCAACTGCTGGCGGATGCAGATCCACGATCCGTTCTTCGCGGAACTTCCGCAGGCAGCACAACTGCAGCCCCTGATCGCTGCCCTGGTCAACGGCACGCCCCTCTGTATGGGAGTTGAGACGTTTAACAAACCGGCGAAAGTCGGCTCGGGTGTACCGCCGCATCAGGACAATGCCTACTTCTGCCAGGAACCGCCGGACGTGCTTACGGTGTGGGTGGCCCTGGATGAGGTCACGCCGGAAAACGGACCGGTACAATACGTGGGTGGCTCGCATCAGGCAGGACTGCAGGTACATACGCCATCAGGCGTCAAAGGGAATTCGTTCGGTCTGGCGGAAGACGTTGATGCCGCAATAGCAACGCCGGCACTGCTGAAAGCCGGGGATGTGCTGATCCATCACTGTCAGACCATTCATTTCAGCGATCCCAATGTCAGCGATCATCCGCGGCTCGGTCTGTTGATGGTCTTTCGAGGTGAACACACACAGGATTCGCCTGAAATGAAAGCCGCTTATCAGAAGGCACGGGCCCTGATGGAGTCGCAGGCAAGCTGA
- a CDS encoding cell division protein FtsQ/DivIB has protein sequence MSRKASKKKPTKKKVPAKKQIAEIEEEEDVLDEERSALSPARLVRLLFRPKVLLILAVGITVWFFSQKLKDQLPDLAEQEQYQIETRSLSLIPAPPHYVPIDLVDQVIKRNQLPEKVSLLDRDLVIKVAEAFQKHPWVEKVVSVRKTSTVEVELQFRKPAAMVEFKQRLLPVDNAGVLLPPEDFSVSDARRYPVITGIESVPAGPPGNAWGDVTVTGAAQLAEALSPHWKELEIVAIAAPPRLSEAISLDDLIFRLITAGGSEIVWGRSPKSQRRGELRVDQKIGKLEKYHRDYGGFDRPHGPYEIDIRHWQEISRRPLRQQSHRQTLMRR, from the coding sequence ATGAGTCGCAAAGCATCTAAAAAGAAGCCGACGAAGAAAAAAGTCCCGGCTAAAAAACAGATCGCAGAGATCGAAGAAGAAGAGGACGTGCTGGACGAAGAACGGTCTGCACTGAGCCCCGCGCGACTGGTCCGCCTGCTGTTTCGTCCCAAGGTGCTATTGATTCTGGCGGTGGGAATTACCGTCTGGTTCTTTTCGCAGAAGCTCAAGGATCAGCTCCCTGATCTGGCAGAACAGGAACAGTACCAGATTGAAACCCGCAGTCTGTCGCTGATTCCCGCCCCGCCCCACTACGTCCCCATTGATCTGGTCGACCAGGTAATCAAGCGCAATCAGCTGCCTGAGAAGGTCTCGCTGCTCGATCGGGATCTGGTCATCAAGGTCGCAGAAGCATTCCAGAAACATCCCTGGGTAGAAAAAGTGGTCTCGGTTCGCAAGACGAGCACGGTTGAAGTCGAGCTGCAGTTCCGTAAGCCGGCGGCGATGGTGGAATTCAAACAGCGACTGTTACCCGTCGACAACGCGGGCGTCCTGCTGCCTCCGGAAGACTTTTCGGTCTCCGATGCCCGTCGCTACCCGGTGATTACCGGCATTGAATCGGTTCCCGCCGGACCTCCCGGAAATGCCTGGGGCGATGTCACCGTCACCGGTGCTGCCCAGCTGGCCGAAGCACTCTCGCCGCACTGGAAGGAACTGGAGATCGTTGCAATCGCCGCGCCTCCCCGCCTGAGCGAAGCCATTTCGCTGGACGATCTGATCTTCCGGCTGATCACCGCAGGCGGTTCAGAGATTGTCTGGGGCCGGTCTCCCAAGAGCCAGCGGCGGGGAGAGCTCCGCGTCGATCAAAAGATCGGCAAGCTGGAAAAATACCATCGGGATTACGGCGGCTTCGATCGGCCACACGGTCCGTATGAAATTGACATTCGCCACTGGCAGGAAATTTCCCGCCGCCCGCTTCGCCAGCAGAGTCACCGCCAAACTTTGATGCGCCGCTGA